The following are from one region of the Coccinella septempunctata chromosome 7, icCocSept1.1, whole genome shotgun sequence genome:
- the LOC123317173 gene encoding uncharacterized protein LOC123317173 — protein sequence MEEALTTSPLMFLLKLAWDCRYRIPLIITIGFMALDIRMQFELNVQTRRIRRVSLPSSGSSNQDDTSENQEGELDYTWTSADDALSNSTESERAVTPDFAASGPPDAGTSGNQYISATIESFPNI from the exons ATGGAGGAAGCTTTAACGACGTCTCCCCTGATGTTCCTCCTCAAACTGGCCTGGGATTGCAGATACCGCATACCTCTGATCATCACCATCGGTTTCATGGCATTGGACATCAGAATGCAGTTCGAGTTGAATGTACAAACGAGAAGGATCAGGAGGGTGAGTTTACCCTCTAGCGGATCTTCCAATCAGGACGATACGTCAGAGAATCAAGAAGGCG AACTAGATTATACGTGGACAAGTGCGGACGATGCACTCTCTAATTCCACCGAATCAGAAAGAGCTGTTACGCCGGATTTTGCTGCTAGTGGGCCCCCAGACGCAGGAACATCGGGAAACCAATACATCTCCGCCACGATCGAGAGCTTTCCAAATATTTAG
- the LOC123317171 gene encoding sepiapterin reductase, producing MSSVDFSEKNLVFITGSSRGIGRAIAIELAKVVHPQSALVLIASSASGLEETKSLVLKVQNTLNVVTYPMNLSEPAQDTYEKLFDSVISKVDVSNLKYSIFIHNAGTIGSLLKTLDLNDVELWRKHFDLNLLSAISLNSKFVTKTKTLAEKLVVVNITSLCGRVPFVNMSMYGSCKAARELFFRVFALEEQDILVLNYSPGPVATDMFDTIIETAQDDNVKKTFKETKETCILTPQKTVEMLLDILKKGDYTSGETIDYFDRAA from the coding sequence atgtctTCTGTagatttctctgaaaaaaatctCGTGTTTATAACGGGATCATCCAGAGGTATTGGAAGAGCAATAGCAATAGAATTAGCTAAAGTTGTCCATCCCCAATCTGCTCTTGTTTTGATTGCCTCATCAGCATCTGGTTTAGAAGAAACCAAATCCCTTGTTTTGAAAGTGCAGAATACATTGAATGTTGTTACTTACCCTATGAATTTGTCTGAACCAGCACAAGACACTTATGAAAAATTGTTCGACTCTGTTATTTCAAAAGTGGATGTCTCGAACCTCAAATACTCTATTTTTATTCATAATGCTGGAACTATAGGTTCTTTACTGAAGACCTTAGATTTGAATGATGTGGAATTGTGGAGAAAACATTTTGATTTGAATCTTTTATCAGCGATTTCCCTAAACTCCAAATTCGTGACCAAGACTAAAACTCTGGCGGAAAAATTGGTAGTGGTTAACATAACCTCTCTGTGTGGTCGGGTGCCCTTCGTCAATATGTCCATGTATGGCTCTTGCAAGGCAGCCAGAGAACTGTTCTTCAGAGTTTTCGCTTTAGAAGAGCAGGATATACTCGTTTTGAACTACTCTCCTGGGCCTGTCGCAACTGATATGTTCGATACCATAATTGAAACGGCCCAAGATGACAACGTGAAAAAGACGTTCAAGGAAACTAAAGAGACATGTATATTGACACCCCAGAAAACTGTTGAGATGTTATTAGACATCCTCAAGAAGGGAGATTACACGAGTGGAGAAACGATTGATTATTTCGATAGGGCCGCTTAA
- the LOC123317172 gene encoding uncharacterized protein LOC123317172, translating into MKNMDPWSTCQQEDVINFESLSLKFEDDFSLSINQSLPDSDQYLATLESKLKQLKKDSNIVEQLIAKREACMQQLLEGDNLVEEEPELNEPVNNLKNLLSSRQALNQGEIVDFIKHDQLENTEDIPETRRDSQEIRSP; encoded by the exons atgaaaaatatgGATCCCTGGAGTACTTGTCAACAAGAAGACGTCATAAATTTTGAATCATTATCTTTAAAATTCGAAGACGATTTTTCACTATCGATTAATCAATCTTTACCAGATTCCGATCAGTATTTGGCAAC TTTAGAATCAAAATTGAAGCAACTGAAAAAAGACTCCAACATCGTTGAACAACTTATAGCGAAACGTGAAGCTTGCATGCAACAGCTTCTGGAAGGAGATAACCTAGTCGAGGAAGAGCCAGAATTGAACGAACCagtgaataatttgaaaaatttactatCTTCCAGGCAAGCTCTCAATCAAGGAGAAATTGTAGATTTTATAAAGCACGACCAGTTAGAAAACACCGAAGACATTCCAGAAACGAGAAGAGATTCTCAAGAAATCCGTTCGCCTTAA
- the LOC123317153 gene encoding gamma-tubulin complex component 6 codes for MNNNNSGIFDLITELCEKFEKNPSKIKNVRSKCYEVLLGKRTIRIEKKFRDLSTKDPFCNLIAWQYVLSHQYNSRRCAEQIADLHKLLSDTYKVEGQLDTYNNILTFLLSLRNIPSIQHDQMDLSILPEFGPNPDFNSLFKLPVSILSQVPQYSNSTFYLDFKKKQSNCNELQRVDSCTCSEVSCKSSYKTVSGTAHNEDDEVFHEEDNEESVWEIAAREPFCKRKTWETYGQPEPDKEPIFLSELGDLSSLWVDNLHSTRFNKYFRDGVVFRSEIKSKKKFIGDLKYLLVGMASESFTYNDFGELIMIPDITLEGLTEETLEEYSKNFTLSGTCYKALYEMSLPDPQTSKYKCNGYIYAELCESISKYLQFYRTAIMSIPNSMNLLEFSEKTSPLRIQINTVASICKVGPYKESEEIPHGVALLNYLYQKVIEIIDKNIILVLYSILFPCCQIYFGRFILQWILYGSVNDPYDEFFIKTNYKYLTTRGRTYWTRSFVIRPDIIPEFLNDLKETILLCGKMMNLLKFCNPFNKLCLFLMGKKPHLISCCITRDQLILLEQSAQTYYLEALEFCGRKHSIAFLIRKEKEINEDLLEFISQKRAATLKRIELERQKFAQEEYDKKLEERATLKEQYDIALHQKQFNILQDIEREIKSIETSIQIAKKREYMIQQEAKDLIEYYEHLFQISDAKRERIEKHIEALKKYQLDPTYKTNQQQDNRKDEEKTHNGEEQQKDLQTEENPNSLIPEINIGDTIQNNETPQIHSAKSLDELNANLEEEEEEIVEIEQPQSEKVNNNDLLEEPKNDNFKQTLENFETAKRNKRKVMNEELGLRLGDSNTDQPKSKVEWKSDNLTDAQKNRMRVMSSEFDIEIKPRERIEKELTITDINKFKMMTSTVFSYENYTEKKVDNENTINRNNTKDKEIVTKDTQISNQMEQNKQINEKNEAETKIKKSTSLSLDLNFKRGGNSEMDKCLPMSVDSTPFSDIASVSTISATSRIFPEDRTTGSFPTTAGTEMTDDGAFNFTKNYNIPDSPNIHLDKAHFSKVVSVEDVENIKPMCLKMFLGQSLSYSLVVQSKLVSSELLNYFVEDLRYLQHLRNLRNYFFLQDGEFGKTITDILFQKLYSVKFPIELINCRVLSYIIHGSLDDSNKTEGIDNLSFKINSLPDCFNLCDVDVLNCLSLTYKVEWPLNILLPKDAVAKYNDVFKFLLKIKRMNWILKKMFKNLRMLAKETGTKEQFLMISIHYRRIHLFRYVMMHFVQSLENYITGEIFQTQWAILEENLEGVTNLDELYDAHTNYLKNILFMCLLTQRSAPLKRVLDKIFTVILKFYDILRSKKWECTEGTFMHPSFKKLETMYENFNELVLYLFKVGKKVVKNGYQPQFKHFLDSLDTNGIYSKISCDSV; via the exons ATGAATAACAATAATTCAGGAATATTTGATTTAATTACAGAACTttgtgaaaaattcgaaaaaaatccttctaaaataaaaaatgttcgtTCTAAATGCTATGAAGTACTATTGGGAAAGAGGACAATAAGGATTGAAAAAA AATTTCGAGATCTTAGTACAAAAGACCCTTTCTGTAATCTCATAGCGTGGCAGTATGTTTTGTCCCATCAATACAACTCAAGAAGATGTGCAGAACAAATTGCAGACCTTCACAAGTTACTTTCAGACACTTACAAAGTCGAGGGACAGTTAGATACTTACAATAATATTTTAACATTTCTACTTAGTTTGAGGAATATTCCCTCTATACAACATGATCAAATG GATTTATCAATTCTTCCCGAATTTGGGCCAAATCCTGATTTCAACAGCCTTTTCAAATTACCTGTTTCAATTCTATCTCAAGTGCCTCAATATTCGAATAGTACTTTTTACTTGGATTTTAAAAAGAAACAATCAAACTGCAATGAACTTCAGAGAGTAGATTCCTGTACCTGTTCAGAGGTGTCTTGTAAGTCAAGCTACAAAACAGTATCAGGGACAGCACACAATGAAGATGATGAAGTATTTCATGAAGAAGACAATGAAG AAAGTGTCTGGGAAATTGCTGCTAGGGAGCCATTTTGCAAGAGGAAAACCTGGGAGACCTACGGTCAACCAGAGCCCGATAAGGAGCCCATATTTCTCTCAGAATTGGGCGATTTATCTTCACTGTGGGTCGACAATTTACATTCCACACGATTCAATAAATACTTCAGGGACGGCGTTGTATTCAGGTCGGAAATCAAATCGAAAAAGAAATTCATCGGAGATTTGAAATATCTGCTCG TTGGTATGGCCTCCGAGTCTTTTACTTATAATGATTTCGGAGAATTAATAATGATACCTGATATAACTTTGGAAGGATTAACGGAAGAGACGTTGGAAGAATACAGTAAAAATTTCACTTTGAGTGGTACTTGCTATAAAGCTTTGTATGAAATGAGCTTACCTGATCCACAAACCAGTAAATACAAATGTAACGGTTATATATATGCT GAATTGTGTGAGAGTATTAGTAAATACCTACAGTTTTATAGGACGGCCATTATGAGTATACCGAATAGCATGAATCTCTTGGAGTTTAGCGAGAAAACTAGTCCTTTGAGAATACAAATTAATACGGTAGCATCGATATGTAAAGTTGGCCCTTATAAAGAAAGCGAGGAAATACCGCATGGCGTTGCTCTCTTGAATTATTTATATCAGAAAGTTATCGAAATTATAGATAAGAATATAATACTCGTCTTATACTCGATACTTTTTCCATGCTGTCAGATTTATTTTGG TCGTTTTATTCTCCAGTGGATACTGTACGGATCAGTGAATGATCCGTACGACGAGTTCTTCATCAAGACAAACTATAAGTATCTAACAACAAGGGGGCGTACCTATTGGACCAGAAGTTTCGTAATTCGTCCTGACATAATTCCGGAATTCCTCAACGATTTGAAGGAAACGATACTGCTTTGTGGGAAAATGATGAACCTTTTGAAGTTTTGCAATCCTTTT AACAAGCTCTGCCTGTTTCTGATGGGGAAGAAACCTCACCTGATATCTTGTTGCATCACCAGAGATCAACTGATTCTTCTGGAACAGAGCGCTCAGACCTATTACTTGGAAGCGTTGGAATTTTGCGGTCGCAAACATTCTATCGCTTTTTTGATCCGAAAAGAGAAGGAAATCAACGAGGATCTACTTGAGTTCATCTCTCAGAAAAGGGCGGCCACATTGAAGAGAATCGAAT tggaaCGACAAAAATTCGCCCAAGAGGAATATGACAAGAAACTGGAAGAGAGGGCAACGTTGAAGGAACAATATGACATTGCCCTGCACCAGAAACAATTCAATATATTGCAGGATATAGAGAGGGAGATTAAATCAATCGAAACTAGTATTCAAATAGCCAAAAAGAGGGAATATATGATTCAGCAAGAAGC TAAAGATTTGATCGAATATTACGAACACttgtttcaaatatccgacgcaAAAAGGGAAAGAATCGAAAAGCATATCGAAGCCTTAAAAAAATACCAACTTGATCCCACTTACAAAACAAACCAGCAACAAGATAACAGAAAAGACGAGGAAAAAACCCACAATGGGGAAGAACAACAGAAAGACCTACAAACTGAAGAAAACCCTAATTCCCTGATACCGGAAATCAACATAGGCGACACCATACAAAATAACGAAACACCTCAGATTCACTCTGCGAAATCTCTGGATGAACTGAACGCTaatctagaagaagaagaagaagaaatcgtTGAAATCGAACAACCGCAAAGTGAGAAGGTAAATAATAACGATTTGCTGGAGGAACCGAAAAACGACAACTTCAAACAGACTTTGGAAAACTTCGAGACCGCCAAAAGGAACAAGAGGAAAGTTATGAATGAAGAGTTGGGATTACGATTGGGAGATTCGAATACCGATCAACCGAAATCTAAAGTCGAATGGAAATCGGATAATTTAACGGATGCCCAAAAGAATAGGATGAGAGTTATGTCTTCAGAGTTCGATATAGAAATCAAGCCGAGGGAGAGAATCGAGAAAGAATTAACCATAACCGATATTAACAAGTTCAAAATGATGACTAGTACGGTGTTTAGCTATGAGAATTACACGGAAAAAAAAGTTGATAACGAAAATACTATAAATAGGAACAATACTAAAGATAAAGAAATAGTCACGAAAGATACTCAGATAAGCAACCAAATGGAACAAAATAAACAGATCAACGAGAAAAACGAGGCAGagactaaaataaaaaaatctacaTCCCTCAGTTtagatttgaattttaaaagaGGAGGCAATTCGGAAATGGATAAATGCCTCCCCATGTCGGTTGATTCAACACCGTTCAGTGATATAGCGAGTGTTTCAACGATATCAGCGACAAGTAGAATATTTCCGGAAGATAGAACAACCGGTAGTTTCCCCACTACTGCAGGGACAGAAATGACGGACGATGGCGCTTtcaatttcaccaaaaattacaatatccccGATTCCCCTAACATCCACCTGGATAAGGCGCATTTTTCTAAGGTTGTCTCAGTTGAAGACGTCGAAAACATCAAACCGATGTGCCTGAAAATGTTCCTCGGCCAGAGCCTATCGTATTCTTTGGTCGTTCAATCGAAACTGGTCAGCAGCGAACTTCTGAATTATTTCGTTGAAGATTTGAGGTATTTGCAACATTTGAGGAATTTAAGGAATTATTTCTTCCTCCAAGACGGCGAGTTTGGGAAAACAATCACcgatatcctttttcaaaaGTTATACAGTGTAAAGTTTCCGATAGAGCTGATCAACTGCAGGGTTCTGAGCTATATCATACATGGATCCCTGGATGATTCTAACAAAACTGAGGGAATCGACAATTTGTCCTTCAAGATTAATAGTCTACCGGATTGTTTCAACCTTTGCGATGTTGACGTTTTGAACTGTTTGTCTCTTACGTACAAGGTTGAATGGCCATTAAACATCTTATTACCGAAAGACGCCGTTGCTAAATATAATGATGtgttcaaatttttattgaagataAAAAGGATGAActggattctgaaaaaaatgtttaag AATCTCAGAATGTTGGCCAAAGAAACGGGAACAAAAGAACAATTTCTCATGATTTCAATACATTATAGAAGGATTCATCTGTTCCGTTATGTTATGATGCACTTTGTGCAGTCTCTGGAGAATTATATCACAGGTGAAATATTTCAAACGCAATGGGCTATCTTAGAGGAGAATTTAGAGGGTGTAACGAATTTAGATGAACTCTATGATGCTCACACtaattatttaaaaaatatcttgTTCAT gTGTTTACTAACCCAACGTTCTGCCCCACTGAAGAGAGTTCTAGATAAAATTTTCACAGTTATTCTTAAGTTTTACGACATCTTGCGTTCGAAAAAATGGGAGTGCACAGAAGGTACTTTCATGCATCCCAGTTTCAAGAAGTTGGAGACCATGTATGAGAATTTCAACGAACTGGTTCTCTATTTATTCAAAGTTGGAAAGAAAGTTGTTAAAAATGGATATCAACCACAGTTCAAACACTTTTTGGATTCGTTGGATACAAATGGGATTTATTCTAAAATCTCATGTGATAGTGTataa